Proteins found in one Haloferax litoreum genomic segment:
- a CDS encoding ABC transporter ATP-binding protein, whose protein sequence is MTDPLLSVRNLHVQFNTDEGVVRAVDGVSFDVKRGETVCIVGESGSGKTVACESITRLLPMPPGEIADGEILFDGEDLTDASGKRLESIRGGRIAHVFQNPQSALNPVYPVGAQIVEAIRLHRDVSKQAARDRAIDLLDRVGIPEATARIDDYPHEFSGGMKQRVVIAMALSADPDLLIADEPTTALDVTIQAQILRLLRDLQDEFDMSIVFVTHDLGVVAEIADRVVVMYAGKVMESGTVYDVFDRPSHPYTQALLDCLPGQGESMRPIGGTLPDPKRPPAGCRFHPRCPHATADCRAGDHPEPLTVDAGHEAACVYYGPGYDSSVIRGGSASESRVADGGAAVADPDDGHDSSGGDAR, encoded by the coding sequence CACGTCCAGTTCAACACCGACGAAGGTGTCGTCCGCGCCGTCGACGGCGTCTCGTTCGACGTGAAACGCGGCGAGACGGTCTGTATCGTCGGCGAGTCCGGGTCCGGCAAGACCGTCGCCTGTGAGTCCATCACGAGACTCCTCCCGATGCCGCCGGGCGAGATTGCCGACGGCGAGATTCTGTTCGACGGTGAAGACCTGACCGACGCGTCGGGCAAGCGCCTCGAATCCATTCGTGGCGGTCGAATCGCACACGTCTTCCAGAATCCACAGAGCGCCCTCAACCCGGTCTATCCGGTCGGCGCACAAATCGTCGAGGCGATTCGCCTCCACAGGGACGTGTCGAAACAGGCAGCGCGTGACCGCGCAATCGACCTCCTCGACCGCGTTGGAATCCCAGAGGCGACCGCTCGAATCGACGACTATCCGCACGAGTTCTCCGGCGGCATGAAACAGCGCGTCGTCATCGCGATGGCGCTGTCTGCCGACCCGGACCTCCTCATCGCCGACGAACCGACGACGGCCCTCGACGTGACGATACAAGCCCAGATTCTCAGACTCCTCCGCGACTTACAGGACGAGTTCGACATGAGCATCGTCTTCGTCACGCACGACCTGGGCGTCGTCGCCGAAATCGCCGACCGCGTCGTCGTCATGTACGCGGGGAAAGTGATGGAGTCCGGTACGGTCTACGACGTGTTCGACCGCCCGTCGCATCCGTACACGCAGGCACTTCTCGACTGCCTCCCCGGCCAAGGGGAGTCGATGCGGCCGATTGGTGGTACGCTCCCCGACCCGAAGAGACCACCCGCAGGGTGTCGGTTCCACCCACGGTGTCCGCACGCGACTGCTGACTGTCGTGCCGGTGACCACCCGGAACCGCTCACTGTCGACGCGGGCCACGAAGCAGCGTGCGTGTACTACGGCCCCGGGTACGACTCGTCGGTGATTCGTGGTGGGTCGGCCTCAGAATCACGAGTGGCAGACGGCGGGGCCGCCGTGGCGGACCCTGACGACGGACACGACTCGTCTGGGGGTGACGCCCGATGA